A section of the Streptomyces sp. Je 1-369 genome encodes:
- a CDS encoding response regulator, whose protein sequence is MTIRVLLVDDQPLVRTALSMVITEAPDIEVAGEAATGDEAVRLCAELRPDVVVMDIRMPGMDGIEATRRITSGTTPAHVVVLTTFDDDDYVYGALRAGAAGFLVKDMALDDILAAVRTVATGDGLIAPSVTRRLIREFAGRPETVPPREVSISGITDREREVLTLVGRGLSNTEIAAELCLSVATAKTYLTRLLAKLDARDRVQLVIIAYEKGLVSATS, encoded by the coding sequence GTGACGATCCGCGTCCTGCTGGTCGACGACCAGCCCCTCGTCCGCACCGCCCTGAGCATGGTCATCACCGAGGCCCCGGACATCGAGGTCGCCGGTGAGGCGGCCACCGGCGACGAGGCGGTCCGGCTCTGCGCCGAACTGCGCCCGGACGTCGTGGTGATGGACATCCGGATGCCCGGGATGGACGGCATCGAGGCGACCCGCCGGATCACGTCGGGCACCACGCCCGCACACGTCGTCGTCCTGACCACGTTCGACGACGACGATTACGTGTACGGGGCGCTGCGCGCGGGCGCCGCCGGATTCCTCGTCAAGGACATGGCCCTGGACGACATCCTCGCGGCGGTGCGCACCGTCGCGACCGGCGACGGGCTGATCGCGCCGAGCGTGACGCGCCGCCTGATCAGGGAGTTCGCGGGGCGCCCCGAGACGGTGCCGCCGCGCGAGGTGTCGATCTCCGGCATCACGGACCGCGAGCGCGAGGTGCTCACCCTGGTGGGCCGCGGTCTCTCGAACACCGAGATAGCCGCGGAGCTCTGTCTGAGCGTCGCCACGGCGAAGACGTATCTGACCCGGCTGCTCGCGAAGCTCGACGCCAGGGACCGGGTGCAGCTGGTGATCATCGCGTACGAGAAGGGGCTGGTGTCGGCGACGTCCTGA
- a CDS encoding sensor histidine kinase — MPAAPSFPLLKHAPPGLWVAVCWCSGVVFAARADYGISWLPTRAVPGPGPWEWLLVAVATGTALWAGRLLGRCPLVSLGLLTIASYAATHAIGETTIGFLQYAAVDIAMGSVVATAARGTRVAAVVLALCVQPVHALLRQLLGLPLRLPHTVTSSWSDWQIAVLMAVVAWLVGDSVRRTRAYTERLGAQAAAQAVTAERLRIAREMHDTVAHSIGIIALQAGAAARVVETQPAGAREAMTAVEKAGRETLAGLRRMVVALRESETDEDRERGPDREPVPRGPAAGLADVDRMATSTTAAGVRVDVVWRGERRPLPADIDLSAFRIIQESVTNVVRHAGTASCTVSVDFSEEELTIEIEDAGRGGAGPAHGSAHGTGYGLVGMRERVALLHGEFSAEPRPGGGFLVSARLPVPAAAGAR, encoded by the coding sequence ATGCCAGCCGCCCCGTCGTTCCCCCTGCTCAAGCATGCGCCGCCCGGCCTGTGGGTGGCCGTGTGCTGGTGCTCCGGCGTGGTGTTCGCCGCGCGTGCGGACTACGGCATCTCGTGGCTGCCGACGAGGGCGGTGCCGGGGCCGGGACCGTGGGAGTGGCTGCTGGTGGCCGTTGCCACCGGGACGGCGCTGTGGGCAGGACGGCTGCTGGGCCGATGCCCCTTGGTGTCCTTGGGGCTGCTGACCATCGCCTCGTACGCCGCGACGCATGCGATCGGCGAGACGACCATCGGATTCCTGCAGTACGCGGCGGTGGACATCGCGATGGGCTCCGTCGTGGCGACCGCGGCGCGCGGCACCCGCGTCGCCGCCGTCGTCCTGGCGCTCTGCGTCCAGCCGGTCCACGCGCTCCTCAGGCAGCTGCTCGGACTCCCCCTCCGCCTCCCCCACACGGTCACCTCCAGCTGGTCCGACTGGCAGATCGCCGTCCTGATGGCCGTCGTCGCCTGGCTGGTCGGCGACTCGGTGCGCCGGACCCGCGCCTACACGGAGCGGCTCGGCGCGCAGGCCGCCGCGCAGGCCGTCACCGCCGAACGCCTGCGCATCGCCAGGGAGATGCACGACACGGTGGCCCACAGCATCGGCATCATCGCGTTGCAGGCGGGCGCGGCGGCCCGGGTCGTCGAGACCCAGCCCGCCGGGGCGCGCGAGGCGATGACCGCGGTGGAGAAGGCGGGCAGGGAGACGCTGGCCGGGCTGCGGCGGATGGTCGTCGCGCTGCGCGAGAGCGAGACGGACGAGGACCGGGAGCGGGGCCCGGATCGGGAACCCGTGCCGCGCGGGCCCGCCGCAGGTCTCGCGGACGTCGACAGGATGGCCACGTCGACGACGGCCGCCGGGGTGCGCGTCGACGTGGTGTGGCGGGGCGAACGCCGACCGCTGCCCGCGGACATCGACCTGTCGGCGTTCCGCATCATCCAGGAGTCCGTCACCAATGTGGTGCGGCACGCGGGCACGGCGTCCTGCACGGTGTCCGTGGACTTCAGCGAGGAGGAGCTGACCATCGAGATCGAGGACGCGGGACGGGGTGGCGCCGGACCGGCCCACGGGTCGGCCCACGGCACCGGATACGGCCTGGTCGGCATGCGCGAACGGGTCGCCCTGCTGCACGGCGAGTTCAGCGCGGAACCGCGCCCCGGCGGCGGCTTCCTGGTCAGCGCCAGACTGCCCGTACCGGCCGCGGCGGGTGCCCGGTGA
- a CDS encoding PRC-barrel domain-containing protein, with protein MNSSVPAALMSAGDLTKRPVVTLGGEAVAQVKDVVLDGAGGRIAGFTLAGRGLLSGPLRKSLPWAAVHALGLDAVMITSAEALEDKSAVASGEEASGGLVRGARVLTDRGVEVGTVLDVVVEAGREGRVVGVEMSSTEALGRHERTVFLPLGECPAMTGDTLLVPAQDTEHAVEELGELATALWRKRLAGPGRQGATGEGRTS; from the coding sequence GTGAATTCGTCCGTCCCCGCGGCGCTGATGTCGGCGGGCGACCTCACCAAGCGCCCGGTGGTCACCTTGGGCGGCGAGGCGGTCGCCCAGGTCAAGGATGTCGTGCTGGACGGCGCGGGCGGCCGGATCGCCGGGTTCACGCTGGCCGGGCGGGGGCTGCTGTCCGGCCCGCTGCGCAAGAGCCTGCCATGGGCGGCGGTGCACGCGCTGGGTCTGGACGCGGTGATGATCACCTCGGCGGAGGCCCTCGAGGACAAGTCGGCCGTCGCGTCCGGGGAGGAGGCGTCGGGCGGTCTGGTCCGCGGGGCGCGCGTGCTGACGGACCGGGGGGTGGAGGTGGGCACCGTCCTGGACGTGGTGGTCGAGGCGGGCCGCGAGGGCCGGGTGGTCGGCGTGGAGATGTCGTCCACGGAGGCGCTCGGCCGGCACGAGCGCACGGTGTTCCTGCCGCTCGGCGAGTGCCCCGCCATGACCGGCGACACGTTGCTGGTACCGGCGCAGGACACCGAGCACGCCGTCGAGGAACTCGGCGAACTGGCCACGGCGTTGTGGCGCAAGCGGCTCGCCGGCCCCGGCCGACAGGGCGCGACGGGTGAGGGGCGGACCTCGTGA
- a CDS encoding ATP-binding protein has product MRTQRAPLTRPPATATFDKRPEAVADARDLTRAFVAGLSPAVEDRTASSIELVVSELVTNVVRHARGTLCCLRLQARKDVVTIAVSDADPRPPQERTPDLMGNTGGFGWPMVQRLARVVTVTLDASSKTIRAELAR; this is encoded by the coding sequence ATGCGGACGCAGCGCGCACCGCTCACCCGACCGCCGGCAACGGCCACCTTCGACAAGAGACCCGAAGCGGTCGCCGACGCACGGGACCTCACCCGCGCCTTCGTCGCCGGGCTCTCCCCGGCGGTGGAGGACCGAACCGCGTCGAGCATCGAACTCGTCGTCTCCGAACTCGTCACCAACGTCGTACGGCATGCCCGCGGCACCCTGTGCTGCCTGCGCCTTCAGGCCCGCAAAGACGTCGTCACGATCGCCGTGTCCGACGCGGACCCACGGCCCCCGCAGGAGCGCACGCCCGACCTCATGGGCAACACGGGCGGGTTCGGCTGGCCGATGGTCCAGCGGCTGGCCCGGGTGGTGACCGTGACCCTGGACGCGTCCAGCAAGACGATACGGGCGGAACTGGCGCGGTAG
- a CDS encoding PP2C family protein-serine/threonine phosphatase produces MAVERALRTSAPHALLETVRNALIGRYTACSVDLLMADYAMTILQPVDALPHTAAPVAINGSPAGRAFGAQEPHVETGAHGDPVTVHLPVSVRGDRTGILSVRLPAENCDAATVRELGDIAEVLGHEIVVAERDTDLYLQARRADRLTLAAEMQWELLPGRSCSRPEYDIGAQLEPAYAIHGDNFDWSASADHLTLTVTNGMGEGIEAALLTSLAINALRNARRAGLSLTDQACLADQAVYGHYQGAVHLSMLLLRFDLATGETEIIDAGSPRMWRVRGGKAEPIELDAQLPLGMSEDTPYSAEHFRAEPGDRLLFVSDGVYDVASPTGERYSERALTRAMTSTRLLPPSQVPRAVLHELSGHRGPGTADDDAMILCLDWRGRP; encoded by the coding sequence ATGGCTGTGGAGCGAGCCCTGCGCACCTCAGCACCGCACGCTCTTCTCGAAACAGTGCGGAACGCGCTCATCGGTCGCTACACAGCCTGCTCGGTCGACCTGCTCATGGCCGACTACGCGATGACCATACTCCAACCGGTCGACGCGCTGCCGCATACGGCGGCCCCCGTGGCGATCAACGGCAGCCCCGCGGGACGCGCCTTCGGCGCACAGGAGCCGCACGTCGAGACCGGCGCCCACGGCGACCCCGTCACCGTGCACCTCCCGGTGAGCGTGCGCGGCGACCGCACCGGCATCCTCAGCGTCCGCCTCCCCGCGGAGAACTGCGACGCCGCGACCGTGCGCGAGCTCGGCGACATCGCCGAGGTCCTCGGGCACGAGATCGTCGTGGCCGAACGGGACACCGACCTCTACCTCCAGGCGCGGCGCGCCGACCGCCTCACCCTCGCCGCCGAGATGCAGTGGGAGCTGCTGCCGGGCCGCTCCTGCTCCCGTCCCGAGTACGACATCGGCGCCCAGCTCGAACCCGCGTACGCGATCCACGGCGACAACTTCGACTGGTCGGCCTCCGCCGACCACCTCACCCTCACCGTCACCAACGGCATGGGCGAGGGCATCGAGGCGGCGCTCCTCACCAGCCTCGCCATCAACGCGCTGCGCAACGCCCGCCGGGCCGGACTGTCGCTGACCGACCAGGCCTGCCTGGCCGACCAGGCCGTCTACGGCCACTACCAGGGCGCCGTCCACCTCTCCATGCTGCTCCTGCGCTTCGACCTCGCCACGGGCGAGACGGAGATCATCGACGCGGGCTCCCCGCGGATGTGGCGCGTACGCGGCGGCAAGGCCGAGCCCATAGAGCTGGACGCGCAGCTGCCGCTCGGCATGTCCGAGGACACGCCCTACAGCGCGGAGCACTTCCGCGCCGAGCCCGGCGACCGGCTGCTGTTCGTCAGTGACGGGGTCTACGACGTGGCGTCCCCCACGGGTGAGCGCTACAGCGAACGCGCCCTCACCCGGGCGATGACCAGCACCCGCCTCCTGCCGCCCTCCCAGGTCCCGCGCGCGGTGCTGCACGAACTCTCCGGCCATCGCGGCCCCGGCACCGCCGACGACGACGCCATGATCCTCTGCCTGGACTGGCGGGGCCGCCCCTGA
- a CDS encoding MarR family winged helix-turn-helix transcriptional regulator — protein MDSETSVRGGQDAATHAAREVIELLEVLWSRGRDIAPTAPVSSSQLRVLYVLDGAQGINLRTLGECLGSAPSSVSRMCDRLHALGFIERSLSSASRRELELRLSSRGENYLNELRARRESALLDAISAMRPAERSALVRGLSGFQRAVDGTVPGRPPAREGTAESA, from the coding sequence ATGGACTCGGAAACTTCCGTAAGGGGCGGGCAGGATGCGGCCACGCATGCTGCCCGGGAAGTCATCGAACTGCTCGAGGTGCTGTGGAGCAGGGGCAGGGACATCGCCCCGACAGCACCCGTTTCGTCGTCACAGCTGCGTGTGCTGTACGTCCTGGACGGCGCTCAGGGCATCAACCTGCGGACGCTCGGTGAGTGTCTGGGGTCGGCTCCGTCCTCGGTGAGTCGTATGTGTGACCGCCTTCATGCCCTGGGCTTCATTGAGCGATCCCTCAGTTCAGCCAGTCGCCGTGAGCTCGAACTGCGCTTGTCGAGCCGGGGAGAAAATTACCTCAACGAACTGCGGGCCCGCCGGGAGAGTGCGTTGCTTGACGCCATTTCGGCGATGCGGCCCGCGGAGCGCTCCGCGTTGGTGCGGGGTCTGAGCGGCTTCCAGCGGGCGGTGGACGGCACTGTCCCCGGGCGGCCCCCCGCGCGTGAGGGCACTGCCGAGTCCGCTTGA
- a CDS encoding STAS domain-containing protein, producing MNSSESEARLRVSAALREQGEKVADRWVELQSEQAVLQTGITEAELNEEADSLVEALLAGLETDLPAQDVVASHPGLRQCVTDLSLRRARGGATPTATSQAVLALKEALLEAVQQETRDVSALYHAALFINRLLDTAGAMSFDIYVDGREEIIRRQSRQLLEVSTPVVRLWDHVLAVPLIGTLDTTRTQVVMENLLEAIERDEAQVAIIDITGVPTVDTAVAHHLMQTVNAVRLMGADCVISGIRPPIAQIIAQLGIDLSAILTRSTLADALAAAIPLLTDQPTQRASLADAR from the coding sequence ATGAACTCCAGTGAGTCCGAAGCCCGGTTGCGCGTCAGTGCCGCCCTGCGCGAGCAGGGGGAGAAGGTGGCCGACCGTTGGGTCGAGCTCCAGTCGGAACAGGCGGTCCTGCAGACCGGCATCACCGAGGCGGAGCTGAACGAAGAAGCCGATTCCTTGGTCGAAGCGCTGCTCGCCGGCCTGGAGACCGACCTGCCCGCGCAGGACGTGGTGGCCTCCCACCCCGGCCTGCGCCAGTGCGTCACCGACCTGTCGCTGCGCCGCGCCAGAGGCGGAGCCACCCCCACGGCGACCTCGCAGGCCGTACTGGCGCTCAAGGAAGCGCTGTTGGAGGCGGTGCAGCAGGAGACGCGGGACGTGAGCGCGCTCTACCACGCCGCGCTCTTCATCAACCGCCTGCTCGACACCGCCGGCGCCATGTCCTTCGACATCTACGTGGACGGCCGCGAGGAGATCATCCGGCGGCAGAGCCGCCAGCTCCTCGAAGTGTCCACCCCCGTGGTGCGCCTGTGGGACCACGTGCTCGCCGTACCGCTGATCGGGACGCTCGACACGACCCGCACGCAGGTCGTGATGGAGAACCTGCTCGAGGCCATCGAGCGCGACGAGGCGCAGGTCGCGATCATCGACATCACCGGTGTGCCCACCGTGGACACCGCCGTGGCGCATCACCTGATGCAGACGGTCAACGCCGTGCGGCTGATGGGCGCCGACTGCGTGATCAGCGGCATTCGCCCGCCGATCGCCCAGATCATCGCGCAGCTCGGCATCGACCTGTCGGCCATCCTGACGCGCTCGACGCTGGCGGACGCGCTGGCCGCCGCCATCCCGCTGCTCACGGATCAGCCGACGCAGCGTGCCTCTCTCGCGGATGCGCGGTGA
- a CDS encoding STAS domain-containing protein, whose translation MSALSGVPILRLGDVLVTGLLNELDDKAAIAVTEELTERIVADRARAILIDISRLEIIDSFVARTLMELTTTARLLGARVIVAGMRPAVAITLVELGLELSGVETTLNAEQGMIALGWQPAPRPPKGAPVVPLR comes from the coding sequence GTGAGCGCTTTGAGCGGCGTCCCGATCCTGCGCCTCGGCGATGTGCTGGTCACCGGCCTCCTCAACGAACTCGACGACAAGGCGGCCATCGCCGTCACCGAGGAGCTGACCGAGCGCATCGTCGCCGACCGTGCGCGCGCGATCCTCATCGACATCTCGCGGCTCGAGATCATCGACTCGTTCGTGGCTCGTACGCTGATGGAACTGACCACCACGGCCCGGCTGCTCGGCGCCCGGGTGATCGTGGCCGGCATGCGGCCGGCCGTCGCCATCACCCTGGTGGAACTCGGCCTGGAGCTGTCCGGTGTGGAGACGACCCTCAACGCGGAGCAGGGCATGATCGCGTTGGGCTGGCAACCGGCTCCTCGACCCCCAAAGGGGGCCCCCGTTGTCCCTCTACGGTGA
- a CDS encoding anti-sigma regulatory factor, which translates to MSLYGDLDKATALSAPKRSGSTPESDVRTVHAIRSEEDLLTVRHAVRDATQRTGFGLVDQTRIVTAASELARNAYVHGGGGTLSLEAVGQGDRRGLRLEVSDQGPGIADLDQAFTDGYTTGAGLGHGLGGARRLMHEFHVDSSPGLGTTITALRWNERR; encoded by the coding sequence TTGTCCCTCTACGGTGATCTCGACAAGGCGACCGCCCTGTCCGCCCCCAAGCGTTCCGGGAGCACCCCGGAGAGCGATGTCCGTACCGTCCACGCCATCCGCTCGGAGGAGGACCTCCTCACCGTGCGGCACGCGGTGCGGGACGCGACGCAGCGGACCGGCTTCGGACTCGTGGACCAGACGCGCATCGTCACCGCCGCCAGCGAACTGGCCCGCAACGCCTACGTGCACGGCGGGGGTGGCACCCTGTCCCTGGAGGCCGTAGGACAGGGCGACCGGCGCGGGCTGCGGCTGGAGGTGAGCGACCAGGGTCCTGGCATCGCCGACCTCGACCAGGCGTTCACCGACGGGTACACGACTGGTGCCGGCCTGGGGCACGGCCTGGGCGGCGCCCGTCGCCTCATGCACGAGTTCCACGTGGATTCGTCGCCGGGCCTCGGCACCACCATCACGGCCCTGCGCTGGAACGAACGACGATGA
- a CDS encoding SpoIIE family protein phosphatase — protein sequence MNTGSTVRTLHIAIDHPSAVQSAADQARSLAAACGMPGALPDQAAVLASELASNIIKHARNGSLFVQRSPLVGGLDVVAVDSGPGMPDIGLSLRDGYSTTKTMGAGLGAARRIATDFAIRSTAELGTLAHARLAPPGAARSAAATGALCLPADGEDASGDGYAVAEQDGIRTALVIDGLGHGPEAAAATQRAERTFLAHPHAPLAEIVTALHKALRHTRGAAVAALRVTPGRAEFCGVGNVRAVTLTSEGVNHQLTGQAGIVGYTLPAPRSRFVDLSPHTSVVLHTDGIDHRWAYAPTAARLTLPPALLAASLAHTHRRRRDDATVLALGPHLGMR from the coding sequence ATGAACACCGGCTCGACGGTACGCACTCTGCACATCGCCATAGACCATCCGAGCGCCGTGCAGAGCGCCGCCGACCAGGCCCGCTCGCTCGCTGCCGCCTGCGGGATGCCGGGTGCGCTGCCCGACCAGGCGGCGGTCCTGGCGAGCGAGCTGGCCAGCAACATCATCAAGCACGCGCGCAACGGTTCCCTGTTCGTCCAGCGCTCGCCCCTCGTGGGCGGCCTGGACGTCGTCGCCGTCGACAGCGGGCCCGGCATGCCCGACATCGGACTGAGCCTCAGGGACGGGTACAGCACCACCAAGACGATGGGCGCGGGTCTCGGCGCCGCACGCCGGATCGCCACCGACTTCGCCATCCGCTCCACCGCGGAACTCGGCACCCTCGCCCACGCCCGCCTCGCCCCGCCCGGCGCCGCACGGTCCGCGGCCGCCACCGGGGCCCTGTGCCTGCCCGCCGACGGGGAGGACGCCAGCGGCGACGGATACGCCGTCGCCGAACAGGACGGCATACGCACCGCGCTGGTCATCGACGGCCTCGGCCACGGACCCGAGGCGGCGGCGGCGACCCAGCGGGCCGAGCGCACCTTCCTCGCCCACCCCCACGCCCCGCTGGCCGAGATCGTCACCGCGCTGCACAAGGCGCTGCGACACACCCGCGGCGCGGCCGTCGCGGCCCTCCGCGTCACCCCCGGACGCGCCGAATTCTGTGGCGTGGGCAACGTCCGCGCTGTGACGCTGACCTCGGAAGGCGTCAACCACCAGCTCACCGGGCAGGCGGGCATCGTCGGATACACCCTGCCCGCGCCGAGGAGCCGGTTCGTGGACCTGTCCCCACACACCAGCGTCGTTCTGCACACCGACGGCATCGACCACCGGTGGGCGTACGCCCCCACGGCCGCGCGCCTCACCCTGCCCCCGGCACTCCTCGCGGCCTCGCTGGCCCACACGCACCGACGTCGCCGCGACGATGCCACCGTCCTCGCTCTTGGCCCCCACCTGGGAATGAGATGA
- a CDS encoding PP2C family protein-serine/threonine phosphatase, which produces MTRETVRTLAALRHTVRSIALGHRLPAEERARLVQSLSEVAAPVLGGGRPVTLLSGRGTDEDGERRLTLALRLPRQATGTEPATDPLPHGAQARPDGTVVWNLPLPEGQSTSRPAALRAAAMRHDDADVALLEEELRAALARADALADEHRRLKDELAETNSGVLALYVQLEERDEQLRTAHGRTLRALEDALRPRPLHVAGLELAVHYAPASDDAPTGGDLYDWFTLPDGTVHITVVDALGHGIASTRTALTVTHAVRTLALEGHPLESIVARTDSILAPFDQSVMATLQLARLNPADGRLDLANGSHPPALLCHGDGTATYLEVRGRGVGFPLPGSERVLTTHLGPDDVLLLYTDGLTESRRDPCEGEARLKDALCRHRVEPTERIPGLVAEELVSGVLHQDDTLAIAVRRTSRVG; this is translated from the coding sequence ATGACCCGCGAAACCGTCCGTACGCTCGCGGCGCTGCGGCACACCGTACGAAGCATCGCCCTCGGGCACCGCCTGCCCGCCGAAGAGCGCGCCCGCCTGGTCCAGTCCCTCAGCGAAGTCGCCGCCCCCGTCCTCGGCGGCGGCCGCCCCGTCACCCTGCTCAGCGGACGCGGCACCGACGAGGACGGCGAACGCCGGCTGACCCTCGCCCTGCGCCTGCCCCGCCAGGCCACCGGCACGGAACCCGCGACGGACCCGCTGCCGCACGGCGCACAGGCCCGCCCCGACGGGACGGTCGTGTGGAACCTCCCCCTGCCCGAGGGACAGTCCACGAGCCGTCCCGCGGCCCTGCGCGCGGCGGCGATGCGGCACGACGACGCCGACGTCGCGCTCCTGGAGGAGGAGCTCCGCGCGGCGCTGGCCCGCGCCGACGCCCTCGCCGACGAGCACCGAAGGCTCAAGGACGAACTGGCCGAGACCAACAGCGGGGTCCTGGCCCTGTACGTACAGCTCGAAGAGCGCGACGAGCAGTTGCGCACGGCGCACGGACGCACCCTGCGCGCCCTGGAGGACGCCCTGCGCCCCAGGCCCCTGCACGTCGCCGGCCTCGAACTCGCGGTGCACTACGCGCCCGCCAGCGACGACGCCCCGACCGGCGGCGACCTGTACGACTGGTTCACCCTTCCGGACGGCACCGTCCACATCACCGTCGTCGACGCGCTCGGGCACGGCATCGCCAGTACGCGCACCGCCCTGACCGTCACCCACGCGGTGCGCACCCTCGCCCTCGAAGGCCACCCGCTGGAGAGCATCGTGGCCCGCACCGACAGCATCCTGGCGCCCTTCGACCAGAGCGTCATGGCGACCCTCCAGCTGGCCCGCCTGAACCCGGCCGACGGCCGCCTCGACCTGGCCAACGGCAGCCACCCGCCGGCCCTCCTGTGCCACGGCGACGGCACCGCGACCTATCTGGAGGTGCGCGGGCGCGGCGTCGGCTTCCCCCTGCCCGGCAGCGAACGCGTCCTGACCACGCACCTCGGGCCCGACGACGTGCTGCTGCTCTACACGGACGGCCTCACCGAGAGCCGCAGGGACCCGTGCGAGGGCGAGGCCCGGCTCAAGGACGCCCTGTGCCGCCACCGCGTCGAGCCGACCGAACGCATCCCCGGTCTGGTGGCCGAGGAGCTGGTCAGCGGGGTTCTCCACCAGGACGACACCCTGGCGATCGCCGTGCGGCGCACTTCCCGAGTAGGGTGA
- a CDS encoding DUF6278 family protein has translation MNIPFLDKWRRRHSATDPAQGLAAVFEEDPDGVAALLSECELLRSQASGAGLELDDSPASLAALDQLLPRWRDDPELLPWLGNDAGLYLGTVVVRTVPGATWHVWPGGSPVVRLKTGRDIQVVEAGLDWAVHGAPELSQVYGEASET, from the coding sequence ATGAACATCCCGTTCCTCGACAAGTGGCGCAGGCGGCACTCCGCGACGGACCCGGCCCAGGGGCTCGCGGCCGTGTTCGAGGAAGACCCGGACGGCGTGGCCGCCCTGCTGTCCGAGTGTGAGCTGCTGCGCTCCCAGGCCAGTGGGGCGGGGCTCGAACTCGATGACTCCCCGGCTTCGTTGGCCGCTCTCGACCAGCTCCTGCCGCGCTGGCGCGACGACCCCGAGCTGCTGCCGTGGCTCGGCAACGACGCGGGTCTCTATCTGGGCACCGTGGTGGTGCGGACGGTGCCGGGCGCGACCTGGCACGTGTGGCCCGGCGGCAGTCCCGTCGTACGGCTGAAGACCGGGCGGGACATCCAGGTGGTCGAGGCGGGGCTCGACTGGGCGGTGCACGGCGCGCCCGAGCTGTCGCAGGTCTACGGCGAGGCGTCGGAGACGTAA
- a CDS encoding amino acid ABC transporter ATP-binding protein yields MAVDPLIELRDVNKYYGELHVLQDINLTVGKGEVVVVIGPSGSGKSTLCRTINRLETIQSGEIRLDGRPLPDEGKALATLRAEVGMVFQSFNLFAHKTVLQNVSLAQIKVRGRKKDEAEKRSRELLERVGLSAHAEKYPAQLSGGQQQRVAIARALAMDPKALLFDEPTSALDPEMINEVLEVMQQLAREGMTMVVVTHEMGFARSAANRVVFMADGRIVEDRTPEDFFTRPESERAKDFLSKILKH; encoded by the coding sequence ATGGCCGTCGATCCTTTGATCGAGCTGCGTGATGTGAACAAGTACTACGGAGAGCTGCATGTCCTCCAGGACATCAACCTCACCGTCGGCAAGGGGGAGGTGGTCGTGGTCATCGGCCCTTCGGGGTCGGGCAAATCGACGCTGTGCCGGACGATCAACCGGCTCGAGACCATTCAGTCGGGCGAGATCAGACTCGACGGGCGGCCGCTGCCCGACGAGGGGAAGGCGCTCGCGACCCTCCGTGCCGAGGTCGGCATGGTCTTCCAGTCCTTCAACCTCTTCGCGCACAAGACCGTTCTCCAGAACGTCTCCCTCGCACAGATCAAGGTGCGGGGCCGCAAGAAGGACGAGGCGGAGAAGCGTTCCCGCGAACTCCTGGAGCGCGTGGGCCTCTCCGCGCACGCCGAGAAGTACCCGGCGCAGCTCTCCGGCGGCCAGCAGCAGCGCGTGGCCATCGCCCGCGCGCTCGCCATGGACCCCAAGGCGCTCCTCTTCGACGAGCCGACCTCGGCCCTCGACCCCGAGATGATCAACGAGGTCCTCGAAGTCATGCAGCAGCTCGCGCGGGAGGGCATGACCATGGTCGTCGTCACCCACGAGATGGGTTTCGCCCGCTCCGCGGCCAACCGCGTCGTCTTCATGGCCGACGGCCGCATCGTCGAGGACCGGACCCCCGAGGACTTCTTCACCCGCCCGGAGAGCGAGCGCGCCAAGGACTTCCTCTCCAAGATCCTCAAGCACTGA